Sequence from the Sporohalobacter salinus genome:
TAACAAATCACTAGATGAATTAATTCAAGAAGCCGATAAAGCTTTATATAGTTCAAAAAACAAAGGAAAAAACTGCATAAACTTTTTTGATTTATAGATTGTCTAAGAAAACAATAATGAATTAAAGTCTAATCACTAAAAATAAGGGACAACATCTAAGTTGCCCCTTATTTTTATTCCTTTTCTCATCCGATAAAATTAATATAAATAAGTTAAAGATTATTTAGCTTACATTGCAATGAGATAACATGACCTCTATAATTTTATTATCCATATTCTTCATGCCATCAACACAAATTGTTTCTAAATTTTGAATACTAGTCTCAACATTAGAATTAACTATACCATTACAATTAGATATTAAATTACCATTAATCGCTAATTGTGCTGAAGTAACTGCTTCACAAGCAGAAGTAGCAATCTTTAAAGCACAATCATATTTAGCCCCATCACAAATCATTCCTGTCAAATTACCAATCATATTTTGAACAGCACCAGCTATCTGTTCATCATTCCCCTCCAATAACCAAGTTATACCAGCACTAGCTCCCGAAGCAGCAGCAATTGAACAACCACAAACTGGAGATAAAGTTCCAGTAAATTCTTTTACATAAGAAGTCACCAAATGACTTATAGCCAATGCTTTAATCAATTTTTCTTTACTTAATTGATAATATTCTGCTACTACAGTTGGCGGAACTATAGCTGTTATACCATGGTTCCCACTACCTGAACTACTCATAACAGGTGACTTAATCCCACCCATTCTAGCATCAACTGCAGCTGCACTCATCATTCTAACTTGACTAGATAAGTCATCATTTATTTTTCCTTCCTCAATTAATTTCTGTAGCCCACTTCCAATTCCTAAACCAGGACTCTCTTTTAAACCTATTTCAGCCATTTTTTTATTCATTTCTGCCCCATTAAGTAGAAAATCTAATTCTTCAACAGATATCTGTTCTATATTTTGTCGCAATTCTTGTAAAGTCAAATTAGTGATATCAAAAGAGTCTTTACTTTCATCACAACTAACAATATCTTCATACTCTACTTCATCATTAACTTCAATTTTAGTAATATTATCATGGAGACCCTCAATAGTTACCGCTGCCCAATCAGTTTCACTATAAACAACAGCATATACATAAACTTGTGGTACATTACTAGATGACTCTATATTTATTAAATCTACAAGTTCTTCCGCTTTTTTAATGTCCTTTGAAGTATTATCTCTTAACACCTCTAGCCCTAAATTAGCATTACCTGCTACTAATGATAAAGCTGCTGCAAAAGAAAGCCCCACTTCTGTTGTCCCAGGAATAGCAACATGCATTCCGTTTTTATAAATATTAGAACTAACAGTTACCTCAACCTTATTTATTTTTCCTTCTAATTTTGATTTAGCTTCAGCAACTGCTAAAGCAACAGCAATAGGTTCAGTACATCCAATAGCCGGTTTCACCTTATCTTTTAATAACTTAATTAACTCTTTTTGAATTGACATTCTTTTTCCCCCTTAATATTAATTTTCTATTAATATGATATTGCAAGTTATATACCAAAAAAACATGAATAATATAAAATAATAAGGGGAAAATTCTATATATAAGTAATTTTTTGTATAATTAGCCTTCAGATTGAACTTGTTTTTAGTAATTTAAATTAAAAACCAACTCTTTTTTTCTCAAAATTGAAAAAAAGAGTTGGTTAATGAAAGAAAGATCTTTATCATTTATCAAATTTGAGAATCGTTTCTCAATATTGAAAATAAAATATATCATGAGTTATATTTTCTATACAAAGTTGCCATACTAATTCCTAATTTTTGAGCAATCTTTTTTTTAGCTTCAGTTGTTCTTCCATATTCTTGCAAGTATTGTTCAATAATGAAACTTTCAAACTCTTCTACTTGTTGTGCTAAATTACCATTAAATTGATCTAATATCTGTTCTTTATCTTGCTGATCACTTTCTTGTAAATATTTAGGTAAATCATTGAATTTTATAGTTGGCCCACTTGATAAGTTAATAGCATACTCTATCACATTCTCCAATTCTCTAACATTCCCCGGCCAAGAATAATTCAATAACTTTTTCTTTGCCTTAGAGGATAATTCTTTTTTTACCATCCCCATTAACTTAGCAAATTTACCTAAAAAATATTCACAATAAAGCAGAATATCTCCCCGTTCCTGTAAAGTCGGAATATTAATTGGAATTACATTCAATCTATAATATAAATCTTTTCTAAACTCACCCTTGTCTATTAATTTCTTCAAATCTCTATGTGTAGCTGAAATTATTCTCACATCTACATCTATTGGCCTATTATTACCTATTTTTTCTATCTTTCTTTCCTGAATTACTCGCAATAACTTAGGCTGTAACTGTAACGGCATATCTCCAATCTCATCTAAAAATATAGTCCCGCCATCTGCTATCTCAAACTTTCCTTTCTTTCCTCCTTTTTTGGCACCAGTAAAGGAACCAGCTTCATAACCAAAAAGTTCACTCTCTAAAAGAGAATCGGGAATTGCAGAACAATTAATTACTACAAAATCTTCTTCACTTCTATTACTTGTATTGTGTATTGCCTTAGCAAATAACTCTTTACCTGTCCCGCTTTCTCCTTGTAACAAAACATTAGAATTACTATTTGCTGCTCTTTTAGCCTTTTTCTTAACTTCTTTAAAAACTTCTGATTCACCAATAATTTCTTTAAAAGTAATATTTGAATGATCATGTACTAAATTATGAGCCAATGATACTATATCTTTTATTTCTTTAAAAGATATAATTAAAGCCGTCTTTTGACCATCAATAATGATAGGAGTAATTGTATAATATACATTCAACTTTTTATTATTTGCTTTCCAAGTAGCATTCGAACCTGTTTCAAAATCTAAATGTTTAACATTTAATCCTTTAATTTTTTCATCATATCTAGTTCCAATAATATCTTCTCTATTTAAATCTAATATTTCTAATGCCTTTTTGTTTATATGTGAAATCATATCATGGGAATCAATTAAAATTACTCCTTCTTCCATTGAATCAATAATTGTATCTACTTGCTTTTTTTCCAATTCTAATTTTTCTAGAGTATCCATCACAACTGCTTGACTTTCTAAGAGTTGTGACATTTCTTTAAGAAAAGATAATAATGACTCACTCTTTAAATTAATATTATCACACTGCTTTTTATTAAAAGCTATTAACCCAATTACCCCCACAGTTTCTCCCCTGATCTGTATAGGATAACCCATTGTTGCTTCTTCTTTACATCTATCAAACTTATCACATTCTCGACATATTTGATTAGTCTTAGAATCAGTAATGAGCTTTGGATCACCTGTTTTTAATATCTGATCAAATATAGAATTAGTAGGAACTTTGCTTCCAATCTCCTCTTTATAAGGACCAGTTCCCGCTAATCTAATAAAGTCTTGATTAACAATTGTTACTTCTACTTCTAAAGAAACAGAAATCGCTACAGCTACTGACTGAACAATATCTTGGATTGAATCTAAAGTATTCATAGCTCTCCCCTTTTTATGCCTTATACTCCATTATCTGTAGACAATTATTTTTTATTCTATCCAAATAATTATTTAATTCAGTCTTTTCTTCTTCTGTAAACCCTTTTAATATTATATTCTCTATTTTCTCCAACAGCGGCCATAGCTTAGCTAATAATTCTTCGCCTTTTTTAGTTATTTCAATTTCCTCATAATATTCTTTATTAATAAGTCCAGATTCATATAACGGATTAATAAATTCTTTAAATCTATCTTCATAAAACCCAAATTGTTCTTTAATTTGGGGCTCGTTCATCTGTGATTCTCTCTTTAATACCATTAAAAATATAATTTGATCTCCAGTAAAATCAGTTACCTTACTTTCTGATATTTTAATATTAAGAGCTTTTCGAATCAACTGTGAAGTTACATTTATTTCTCTACCAATTGTATCTAATATCTTTTCCGCCAACATTATTAACGCCTCCTTTAATCTTAGCTCATAAATGCTAATCCCTGTAGCAACACCTACATTAAGAGATTCAACATCTGTATGCATTGGAATTTGCACAATATGATCTGCCTCCTCTAATACTTCATCTGATACTCCTGAACTTTCATTTCCTACTACTAAAGCTATTGGCTTCTTATCTAGATCAACCATCGATTGTAATGACTTACCATAAGGACTTGTAGCAACTATTTGGTACCCTTCTTTTTTAAGAGAGGAAACTGCTTTTTTAGGATCATTATATCTTTTAAAATTAACTTTAAATGAAGTTCCTCGTGAAGCATCAATAGTTTTTGGAAAAAAGGGATCGAAATCCTCATTAGTTGCTATGAAATTATCAATTCCATAGGCCCGTCCAGTTCTAATTATAGTTCCAATGTTACCATGATCTTTAACATTATCTAATAAAAGAACAAAATCATCTAAATAATAATCAGATGAACTTTCTGCAACACCAACACAAGGAATTAAATAATTAGTTTCAGTGATTTTCTTTAAAATTCCATTTGAAGTTTGGTATACTGGTGCAGAAAATTCATTGTACTGATTGGGATCTTCATTTTTACCTATAAAAATACTTTTTATTGTTACTCTAGAATATTCTGCCCACCTTAATTGCTCTAATCCACGTAATTGAATTTTATTTTTCTTTCTTCTATTATTACTTTTAGCTAATTCTCTCGCTTCTTGTACTAAAGGATTTTTTAATTTTTCTATTTTTTTTACCATGCTTATATTACCTCCATTAACCTTTCTAATATCTACGCACTTTATATTATATCATAAGTAATTCAAATTTCATAAATTTAATCCTAAACTAACCAGTAAAAGTATAAATTCAGAATAGCTTTTTGCTCACAATATATAAATTTATATTTTTTAGTAATGTCAGAAATAGAATAAATCTTACTATAAAAGAAAACACTAAACAATAAAGTTTTAGAAGGCTAACAGGAGATGATATGTAATGAAAGATAGATTTTATAATGGATTTATATCAGGTGTAATCGGAGGAATTACTCCCTTTATATTTAATTTCAGCAGTCTTGCATTAGAATTTACGACACTGACTTGGAAAGACTTTTTGGGATTATTCGTTATCGGCAAAATACCAAAAACTATCCTAGAAATTGCCTTTTTCATAGGTATGCAATATGCATTTTTAGGTATCCTTGGAGCTATCTTTGCAATCATAATTCCTCATATCTCTAGTAAGCACCTAATTTTTAAGGGAGCACTATATGGTGCAGGCATGTGGTTTATCTTTTTATCAATTCCCTATCTTCTACAACTTCCTATGCTTCAAGAAATTCCTTTTAAAACTGCTATATCTAATCTTATCGGCTCATCCCTTTGGGGGATAACATTAGCTTTAATACTTAAAAAAGTAGACAAAAAAGTATCAAACTAAAAGTTTCAGTTCTTTTTAAGCGTTACTTGAAATAATTTTCTAGGAAGTTGTCCTTCTTCAAATTCATCAATATCAACTATTTCGAATCCTTTTGCTAAATGTCCTACCTTTTCTTTACTAAAAAAATGAACAATAAATTCACCTACTTCATACATATCTTCTCCTCGATGAATTCCTGTCCCATAATCAGGATCATTTGTATTTCTAACCGTATATATATTGAATCCTCCTGGCTTTAATACTCGTCTAATCTCACTTGAAAGAAATTCTAATTCTGAAGTTGTAAGAGCCATACAATACAACATATGAGAGTAACAACAGTCAAAGACTTCATCTGCAAAAGAAAAAGAATCTCTAACATCATGACATCTTGCATTAATTAATTGTGATAAACCCATTTCCTCTGCTTTTTTATTTATTATTTCAACTCCACTTTCACAATAATCTAATACATAAACCTCAAAACCATTTTGGGCAAAGAAAATAGTATCTCTTCCCTGTCCACCACCAAGTTCAAGAATCTTCTTTTTCCCTTTTTCTTTAAATAATTTTGCCGCTCTTTGAGCAGAAATACTCGGTTCTACACCAAACATATCAGTTTTTTTAGTAAATGTGTTTTCCCAATGTTGACTTTGTTTATTTAAAACCTCTTTTTCTATTAATTTATCTTGTTTCATTATTACTCCTCCTTATAAAATAGTATTTTTTGGTGCTTTATATATAAATTGGAATTTCCTCACTTCTTTAATCTAACTAAAGCTATTTATTACTTTTATATGCCATAACTCCAAACAAACACATAAAAAACTAATCATACCAAACGCTAAAGACATACCTTGATGTCTATCTGTAATATAAAACATACTCATAATTAAATTAATTCCAAATAGTCCTCCAAAAATAATCATAATTATTCCAACTATTTTCTTCCACTTTTCAGAATTCACTAATTTTATTCCCATTAATAAACTAAATATAGCCGTCCCAATTAACTGCCCTGATAATTTTAAAATCCCCAGACTTATTCCACTTCCATTTGATAAAGGTATAAATGCAACTAAAAAGCTAGCTAAAACAAATAAAGTCGCTACTACAAATAAAATTATTCCTAAAACTTTTTTAAACAACTTCATTCCCCCCCTTATCCTTTACAGACACTTATACCTTCTTAATTTAGATATTACTAAATCTATACTATGTATTTATTCTCCCCCTATTATATATTTCTGGATTGTTTTGTCAAACTTTGCTAAGCCAAACTCTTTTCCATGTCCTGGATAATATTTTATACAATTATATTCTCTTAATTTATTCCAGCTTTTCAATAATTCATCTTGGTCATTTGCAAAAGGAGGATAAACTGAATTGGGAAGCATATTAAATAATGTATCACCTATTATACAATATTCATCTTGCAATATCACTGAAATTGATCCTTCTGTATGTCCAGGAGTATGAATAATCCTACCATCTACTCCATGGTCCGATAAATTATACTCGTCACTTATAACAATATCAGCATTAACTGGCTTAAATTGATCTTTAGAAAAAAATAAATTATTTGCAATACTTGAAATAATTTTAGAAAAAAACATAGTTCCATCAGGAAATTTATTATATCCTTTATTTAAAGTCTTCTTTTCTTTTTCATGTATTAAGACTGATGCTTTTGATTTCTTCTTAATATCATACAGACTGCCAACATGGTCATTATGTACATGAGTTATTATAATAAGATTAATATCACTAAAATTAGCATTACAATCATTTAAAGTTCTTTCTATAGTTTCGATTTTACCAGGCATACCCGCATCAACTAATATATATCCATCCTCGCCTTTAATTAAATATGAATTTGATTTCCCCATTGGTATTCTAATTATTGTTCTTTTCATATTAAATTACTCCTCAAAAAATTTATATTTAGATAATCTGATATATTATCATTCTGCACATATTCTTATTTAAATTCATTTATTCTCTATAATTTTTTTAGCATTCTTAAAATCAGAATCAACTGTTCTTTTATAAAAAAACCATAATACTAAATTAAAGTCTTCCCATCTTTCTCCAATATGAAGTGCTAAAGTCTTATTATCTTCTAAAGAAAGTAATCTTGTTCGAGATACTTCAGGCCCCATTTTTAAATTAATAATCCCTTTTTCTTTACCTAATTCTCGCTTAGCCTTATATATATTTCCATACTGTCCATTAATTTTAAAATAATTTTCTTCAATTTTTTCAACTTCACTTACCCATCCTGGATATAATTTTGGATATTTTTTCACATCTGAAAGAGAATCCCAAACTTTTTCATAACCTTCATTAATAATTTCTTTAGTTATATGAACCTGTCGATTTCTCCTATTAATAAACTCTTCCCATAAAAATTTGCTTAAAAACCAAAATAATGTTGTACAAATAACTGTTATTAATATTACCATAAATTCCAATCCCCCCCCCTTTCAAAATTATTCTATTACATTACTACACCAAAAGGAACAAATTTCCTCTAAAAAAATATTCTATTATTGCAATATCCGTTATTCCGTTAAAATATAATAACTCCAGCTGTTTAGCTGGAGCTTAATCTCATCCATTCAAACTATTAACTAATATTTATTATATAACATATCTAAATGAGGAATTCCATCTTCTAAATATACATCCGATACTACCTTAAAACCTAAACTTTTATAAAAATCGGTTAAATATTCCTGGCCTGAAATTTTAATACTATCTTGTTGTAACTCTTCTGTAATAAAATCCATTGCCCTTTTCATTAATTCCCTTGCTAGACCATTACCTCGATTTTCTTTATTAACCAAAACCCTTCCAATTGATGCTTCTTTATAGGATATTCCAGGTAATAATACCCTAGCATAAGCAACTATTTGATCATCCTCCTTTGCATAAAGATGAAAACTCTTATTATCTTTACCATCACATTCAAAATAAGGACACTCTTGTTCAACAACAAAAACATTTATCCGCTCTTGGATAATATTATACAACTCTTTAGTAGTTAGTTCATTAAAAAATTTTATATGCCATTCCATTTTACTTCTCCTTTCTGTTAAATTTAAACAAGAATGAATTAACAAATAATAAAAAAAACGAGCTAACAAATAGCCCGTTTTTTAAATTAAATTTTTAATAACTTCCAGTCATTTTAATTTTAGATTTCATTTTCATCGGTATTTCCGTTGACTGGTCTCCTTTAATAATTGAAACTTTTCCATTTATTTTCTGGTTGAGTTTTGCTTTTTTCGTCCACAAGCTATTACTATCAAGAATAACCTCCCCTGTTTGGTTCCCATTCATATTACATTTTATTTCTACTTCTTTTAGATGCGATAAACCCATATGTTTAGCTAAATTAGTTTTATCCATCTTGACAGTTCCCTTAGTTTTAATAACTACTTTATCTTTTTTATTTTTTTCTAAAGTATAAGTATTAACTACTATCATTGGTAAAGGTTTCTTAAACTTAATCTTTCTAGTCCAACTCTCACCTATTTCTACCGGCTTATCAGGTAAATAAGATAAATTTTGCTTCCACCTTTTTTTCAGAACTTCTTTATTAGCTAATTTTTTCACTCCTTTTGATGCACCAGGAGCATCCTCTTGAGATAAATTCTTCAGCATACCTTCCATTAACTTTTGATATCCATTAATCTTAACTATATCTCCTGTATCAGACATTATCACAGTAAACTTCTTATTTTCTAATGCCTTCATACTATTTTTTAATTTATTATTTATTTTTTTATTCATTCTTTCCTGTTGCATTTCTGACAAATAACTTTGTTTATTATTAACTTTCAAATCTACATTATTGTATTTCACAGTTAAAACATAATTACCATCCTGATTAATCTTATCTACTTTAAATGAGTAATCCATATTCATCGTCTGATCTGAAGACATTTTTTTACCCATAACTTCTCGATCAATGGTTTGATCCATATCAATATTTAACTTATATTCATGTCCTTGTGCTAAATTCAAACCTAAATCATATTCTTTCTTTCCACACCCAACTGTCATTGTTAGTGTTAATAATAAAACTAAAAGAATTAATAAACTTTTTTTCTTCATAAACTTTTTCTCCCCTCATAATTAAATTTCACTTTAAAAAAATAACTTATACAAAATGAAATACATAAGTCATTTTCTATTGTATTTTACATCATTATAACAAAATAATCAAATTTTTACACAAATAAATATTAAAATATGAATTGCAAATCACATATTTTTATTAGCTTTGTATCCTTTTAATAATATCCATAATATAACAAAAAATAATTAAAGTAGATATTCTTTCAATTCATCTATATCCAATTATCCAATATGCTAACTTTTTTGTCGATAGCATCTAATTCAATTTTTGAGCCAATCGGCAAAGTAAACATTGGATGCGTATGGCAACAATCAAATTTACCTAAAAATGGCATATCTTTTTCTCCTAAAACTTCTTTTAATATTTCATAAGGCTCTCTGCCAGTTCCCTGATCATCAAACAACTCATGTTTACCCAAAATAATTCCGGATATTTTATCAAATACACCACTTACTCTAAGTAACGAAAATAATTTTTCCATATGTGAGGCTGTTTTCATTGTATCTTCAATAAATAAAATATCTCCTTTCTTTATTGCAGGCATATAATTACTCTTCCAAATACCAGTCATAGCATTTAAATTTCCCCCAATTACTCTTCCAACTACTTTACCTTCATTAACTGTTATCCACTCATTTTTATTCTTAATTTTTTCTCTTTCTTTCTCTTCCCAATTTATATGTTCATCAGTCCAATATTCTGGTGGGTTATAAACATAAGGTAATTTTTGTTCTTCTATTAAAATATCACTAAAATAATTATATGTATCATGAACAAAAGGAGGAAATTCTCCAAATGAAGGAACTAATGCTGGTCCATAAAAAGTTTTTATCCCTGTTTTAGCATATATAGCTAACAAAATAGCAGTTACATCTGAATAACCTATCATAATCTTAGGATTCTCTTTAAATGCTTGATAATCAATATATGGTAATATTGAATTAGAATTTGTTCCTCCAATTACTGACATAATACATTTTACTTCCGGATTTCTAATTAATTCATTCAATTCTTCGGCTCGCTTTTCTATATTACCTGACCTATAAGAATCTTTTTTTCCAGTCAATCTACCAGCTAATAACTTAAACCCTTTATTTCTAAGATATTCCTTAGCTCTTTTAAATCTCTTTGGAGCAGTATAAGTTGCTGGAGAAGATGGAGAATAAAAAGCTATTATATCTCCTTTTTTTAATTTTTTTAAACCCATAACAATCTCTCCTTTCAAACAAAGCAGTATAACAATCTACCCTACGTAATTTTAAATACTTTAATTTTTCTTTTTCAAAACAAACCTAATCTGTTCTATTTGTTTTAAACATTACTATAATTTTTAATCTCATCACCTATATCTTCTAGCTTTTCATCCAAAACTACATGATTAGTCCTTCTAATAATCTCTTCAATTAATCCTTTCATATCTTCTAAATTAGAAATTATCATTTTCTTATCTATTCTTCTTTTCCCTCTTTTATCTGTTCCAGATTCCTGCTGATGATAACTAATAACTGTAATAGACCTAATCCCAAACAAACCTCTTTTGGCCTTAATAGAGTTAACTTCCTTCCACTTTAAAAATTGAGTTAAAAAACAACTTACATTATGTTTAATATAAATATCATTAGTGATAACTTTAGGAACTTTTAAACCTCTAATCATTCTAATTAAACCAATTACCATTGCTATACTTCCAATTACTATATTCATTATATAACTTAAATCATTATCGCCAATTAATAAAAAATATCCCATTGCAATTAAACCTATCATTCCTTGAAAATAACAACTTAGTTTTGTAATTCTATATTCAATTGAAGTACTGACTTTCTTCTTAAATTTAGTAAATACTTTCTTTCGTTTTGAAGTAACAAATAAAAGTTTCATAAGAACTATCAAACCAAT
This genomic interval carries:
- a CDS encoding serine dehydratase subunit alpha family protein → MSIQKELIKLLKDKVKPAIGCTEPIAVALAVAEAKSKLEGKINKVEVTVSSNIYKNGMHVAIPGTTEVGLSFAAALSLVAGNANLGLEVLRDNTSKDIKKAEELVDLINIESSSNVPQVYVYAVVYSETDWAAVTIEGLHDNITKIEVNDEVEYEDIVSCDESKDSFDITNLTLQELRQNIEQISVEELDFLLNGAEMNKKMAEIGLKESPGLGIGSGLQKLIEEGKINDDLSSQVRMMSAAAVDARMGGIKSPVMSSSGSGNHGITAIVPPTVVAEYYQLSKEKLIKALAISHLVTSYVKEFTGTLSPVCGCSIAAASGASAGITWLLEGNDEQIAGAVQNMIGNLTGMICDGAKYDCALKIATSACEAVTSAQLAINGNLISNCNGIVNSNVETSIQNLETICVDGMKNMDNKIIEVMLSHCNVS
- a CDS encoding sigma-54 interaction domain-containing protein; its protein translation is MNTLDSIQDIVQSVAVAISVSLEVEVTIVNQDFIRLAGTGPYKEEIGSKVPTNSIFDQILKTGDPKLITDSKTNQICRECDKFDRCKEEATMGYPIQIRGETVGVIGLIAFNKKQCDNINLKSESLLSFLKEMSQLLESQAVVMDTLEKLELEKKQVDTIIDSMEEGVILIDSHDMISHINKKALEILDLNREDIIGTRYDEKIKGLNVKHLDFETGSNATWKANNKKLNVYYTITPIIIDGQKTALIISFKEIKDIVSLAHNLVHDHSNITFKEIIGESEVFKEVKKKAKRAANSNSNVLLQGESGTGKELFAKAIHNTSNRSEEDFVVINCSAIPDSLLESELFGYEAGSFTGAKKGGKKGKFEIADGGTIFLDEIGDMPLQLQPKLLRVIQERKIEKIGNNRPIDVDVRIISATHRDLKKLIDKGEFRKDLYYRLNVIPINIPTLQERGDILLYCEYFLGKFAKLMGMVKKELSSKAKKKLLNYSWPGNVRELENVIEYAINLSSGPTIKFNDLPKYLQESDQQDKEQILDQFNGNLAQQVEEFESFIIEQYLQEYGRTTEAKKKIAQKLGISMATLYRKYNS
- a CDS encoding TrmH family RNA methyltransferase, which gives rise to MVKKIEKLKNPLVQEARELAKSNNRRKKNKIQLRGLEQLRWAEYSRVTIKSIFIGKNEDPNQYNEFSAPVYQTSNGILKKITETNYLIPCVGVAESSSDYYLDDFVLLLDNVKDHGNIGTIIRTGRAYGIDNFIATNEDFDPFFPKTIDASRGTSFKVNFKRYNDPKKAVSSLKKEGYQIVATSPYGKSLQSMVDLDKKPIALVVGNESSGVSDEVLEEADHIVQIPMHTDVESLNVGVATGISIYELRLKEALIMLAEKILDTIGREINVTSQLIRKALNIKISESKVTDFTGDQIIFLMVLKRESQMNEPQIKEQFGFYEDRFKEFINPLYESGLINKEYYEEIEITKKGEELLAKLWPLLEKIENIILKGFTEEEKTELNNYLDRIKNNCLQIMEYKA
- a CDS encoding class I SAM-dependent methyltransferase, translated to MKQDKLIEKEVLNKQSQHWENTFTKKTDMFGVEPSISAQRAAKLFKEKGKKKILELGGGQGRDTIFFAQNGFEVYVLDYCESGVEIINKKAEEMGLSQLINARCHDVRDSFSFADEVFDCCYSHMLYCMALTTSELEFLSSEIRRVLKPGGFNIYTVRNTNDPDYGTGIHRGEDMYEVGEFIVHFFSKEKVGHLAKGFEIVDIDEFEEGQLPRKLFQVTLKKN
- a CDS encoding MBL fold metallo-hydrolase, with protein sequence MKRTIIRIPMGKSNSYLIKGEDGYILVDAGMPGKIETIERTLNDCNANFSDINLIIITHVHNDHVGSLYDIKKKSKASVLIHEKEKKTLNKGYNKFPDGTMFFSKIISSIANNLFFSKDQFKPVNADIVISDEYNLSDHGVDGRIIHTPGHTEGSISVILQDEYCIIGDTLFNMLPNSVYPPFANDQDELLKSWNKLREYNCIKYYPGHGKEFGLAKFDKTIQKYIIGGE
- a CDS encoding GNAT family N-acetyltransferase, coding for MEWHIKFFNELTTKELYNIIQERINVFVVEQECPYFECDGKDNKSFHLYAKEDDQIVAYARVLLPGISYKEASIGRVLVNKENRGNGLARELMKRAMDFITEELQQDSIKISGQEYLTDFYKSLGFKVVSDVYLEDGIPHLDMLYNKY
- a CDS encoding DUF6263 family protein, which codes for MKKKSLLILLVLLLTLTMTVGCGKKEYDLGLNLAQGHEYKLNIDMDQTIDREVMGKKMSSDQTMNMDYSFKVDKINQDGNYVLTVKYNNVDLKVNNKQSYLSEMQQERMNKKINNKLKNSMKALENKKFTVIMSDTGDIVKINGYQKLMEGMLKNLSQEDAPGASKGVKKLANKEVLKKRWKQNLSYLPDKPVEIGESWTRKIKFKKPLPMIVVNTYTLEKNKKDKVVIKTKGTVKMDKTNLAKHMGLSHLKEVEIKCNMNGNQTGEVILDSNSLWTKKAKLNQKINGKVSIIKGDQSTEIPMKMKSKIKMTGSY
- a CDS encoding S66 family peptidase, encoding MGLKKLKKGDIIAFYSPSSPATYTAPKRFKRAKEYLRNKGFKLLAGRLTGKKDSYRSGNIEKRAEELNELIRNPEVKCIMSVIGGTNSNSILPYIDYQAFKENPKIMIGYSDVTAILLAIYAKTGIKTFYGPALVPSFGEFPPFVHDTYNYFSDILIEEQKLPYVYNPPEYWTDEHINWEEKEREKIKNKNEWITVNEGKVVGRVIGGNLNAMTGIWKSNYMPAIKKGDILFIEDTMKTASHMEKLFSLLRVSGVFDKISGIILGKHELFDDQGTGREPYEILKEVLGEKDMPFLGKFDCCHTHPMFTLPIGSKIELDAIDKKVSILDNWI